The following coding sequences are from one Nicotiana tomentosiformis chromosome 3, ASM39032v3, whole genome shotgun sequence window:
- the LOC138908645 gene encoding uncharacterized protein: protein MRPQGQVVRQEDGLSEIKGMLQQLIGANGKMQEKVDSHESAIKGIEIQLGHISMALNNRPQGTLPADTQVNPKEQGPKKLMAVSLRNGRDLDLEQVNIPLIDALREMSGYAKMMKDLMSRKFDFQDLATITLTQTCSAVVTRPVAEKLSDPGSFTILCTIDNYAFAKALCDLGASINLMPLTIYKRLGIGRARPTSMLLQIADRTVKRPSSILDDVLVQVGKFVFPADFVILDCRVDEEIPIILGRPFLATGRALIDCEIGELKMRLNDEEITFNVQKSMRRPSEFANCSLIEAADVILEEEEETLNAKDPLAAYLTNLEEVNGEDLAEWVLALEGQRFWKRELE, encoded by the exons atgcgaccacagGGTCAAGTTGTGAGACAAGAAGATGGGTTGTCTGAAATTAAAGGAATGCTGCAACAACTGATTGGGGCCAATGGAAAAATGCAAGAGAAAGTGGACTCACATGAATCAGCGATAAAaggcattgagattcaattaggacatATTTCGATGGCTCTAAATAATCGTCCCCAAGGGACATTACCGGCCGAcacacaagtcaatccaaaagagcagggcccgaaaaaacttatggcagtgagtctaagaaatggtagagacctagatcttGAGCAA GTGAATATTCCACTGATTGACGCCTTGAGGGAGATGTCTGGGTATGCCAAAATGATGAAGGATTTAATGTCTCGCAAATTCGACTTCCAAGACCTGGCCACTATTACACTAACCCAGACCTGTAGTGCAGTAGTGACGAGACCCGTAGCTGAGAAGTTGTCAGacccagggagtttcacaatcctATGCACAATAGACaactatgcttttgctaaagcattgtgtgatttgggggcaagcataaacttgatgcccttgactatctacaaaaggttaggcattggaagagcaagacccacatccatgttactacaAATAGCTGACCGGACAGTGAAGAGGCCATCAAgtatccttgatgatgtactagtgcaggttggaaagtttgtgtttccagcagattttgtcattctggactgccgggttgacgaggagattcccataattttgggaagaccattcttggccactgggagagcatTGATTGATTGTGAAATCGGAGAGCTAAAAATGAGACTGAATGATGAAGAGATCACATTCAATGTGCAAAAGTCTATGCGGCGACCAAGTgaatttgctaactgctctctcATAGAAGCTGCagatgtaattttggaggaggaagaggagACTCTGAATgctaaagaccctctagcagcctATCTCACGAACTTAGAAGAAGTAAATGGAGAGGACTTGGCGGAGTGGGTGCTGGCTCTTGAAGGCCAAAGGttctggaaaagagagctcgaatga
- the LOC138908644 gene encoding uncharacterized protein, translating to MGILVDKEIRESVVEVRQVNDRLMIIKLVVGECTLNVVSAYAPHVGLDEEVRWRFCERLDEIVHQVPPTEKLFIGGDFNGHIGSTVGDYSEVHGGFSFRERNGGGTSLLDFAKAFGLVITNSSFSKREGHLVTFQNTVAKTQIDYLFLRRGDRGLCKDCKVIPGEILTMQHRLLVMDVGIILKRRKRSTLGRP from the coding sequence aTGGGCATCTTAGTGGATAAGGAAATTAGAGAGTCTGTGGTCGAGGTTAGAcaagtgaatgatagattgatgattattaagttggtggttggagagtgcaccctaaacgtcgttagcgcctatgcgccgcatgtgggcctagatgaggaggttagATGGCGCTTCTGTGAGaggttagatgagattgtgcaCCAGGTTCCGCCTACTGAGAAGttattcataggaggggatttcaatgggcatattgggtcgactGTAGGTGATTATagcgaggtgcatggaggctttAGTTTTAGGGaaaggaacggaggaggtacatcgCTATTGGACTTCGCAAAGGCTTTTGGGTTAGTGATTACGAACTCTAGCTTTTCgaagagggaggggcatttggttacATTTCAAAATACGGTggcgaagactcagattgactatctctTCCTCAGGAGGGGTGACAGAGGACTGTgtaaggattgcaaggtgattccgggtgagatactcacgatgcagcataggctcttggtgatggacgttggtattatattaaagaggaggaaaaggtctactctAGGAAGACCatga